In Candidatus Reconcilbacillus cellulovorans, the sequence ATTTTGAACTATGACTTTGAACGAAATAGACTTACCGTTTTGAGTTACAGCCGTAACAGTATAGGTCCAACCTACTTGCAATCCTTGCAAGGAGGTTCCGTTACCCACAAGATTACCATTTACATCACGCACATTGGACACAAAGACGTTTGCAAATTTCGAAGCCGTTGTCATCTCGACTCCGTATTGGTCGGTGACTTTCACGGCATCGACGGCCACGTTGAAAGCGTTAGCTGCATTAGCCAAAGCAACCTTTACATACCCACTACCCTGTTCCCACGCAACTCCGTTCTTACGCAATTCCAACGTAGCGGCTTCAGGCGGTGCTATACTAGCTACAACGGATTTCGTAATGACTTGCGAACCAGAATTTGTATTGCCAGTCACTACGACCGTGAAAGTTTTTTCTTGAGGATCACCGCTCCAAGCGTTCGCATATACCGAATCAGTTGCGGAATCGTACCCAAGATCCCCTGTCACATAAACATTATAGTAGCTCGTGTCAGCCTCCGGAATTGCGACCTTGGTTCCGTCTGCTAATAGACCCGTTACGTCAAGCGCTTTACGATGGTCAGTATTCCCGTTCGCATACAGCTTCGGAATATCCGCCACTTCATAACCGACAATTTCGTCGCGCTTGACCGTACGGACCGTAAATGTATAGTCGCTATTCGGCACGACTGAGTTGTCGGAAGCTTTAATAAGCTTCAAGCGGAAGGTTGTCGATCCATTAGTTGTACCCTGTAGTTCAATCGACTTCACATTGTTATCGATTGTGTAATTATTATTGTTATTCACGCAGTTAATAAGCGTGCCAGACGGAACCACATTATTAGCACCAGAGTCGATCGACAACTGGACGCAATAAGCACCTTTAATGTCCTCTACCGTCTTGCTCCGGCCATATTGGTCATAAATTTTGATTTTATCACGGTTAATCGTTGTTTTCGCACCAGGAGCAAGCGCATACTTCAGCTCATCCACGCCGCTGATAACTTCAGGCTTCAAATCGGGTTGTACCGTGAATTGAAGCTGAGTAAATTTAAAGGTTTGCGTCTGAACCGTCATGTACACGGTTGTCGAACTGGTAACGTTCGACGGCGCAGAATACTTGAATTTTACTTTCCCTGTTGCATAATCTTTTTCAAAACTATAGGTACCCTGCGTAACCGACACATTTAATGCCTGGAATGCACTCAAAGCAGTAACTTCTTTACCGTATTGATCGAGGGCCGTATAAGGAATTTCGACCGTTTCGCCGCCCACGACCAACGCCGGCGCTTCAAGCGTCAACGTGTCGATCTTGGAGCTGTCCTTGACGGTAATTTGGATAGAACCAGAACGACCGGTTGTCTTCGAGTAGATGAAGACTTGCGACACGCCGGCAGACTGTGTTGGTGTTCCGTTCTTAAGCCGCAACGCCACCTTGGACGAACCGTCTACCGACACTGTCGTAAAATTGGCTTCTCCCTTCGTTGCATCCGACCAATCGACATTGATAACAGACGTATTGGTGACATTCACCACCACGTCGTTTTTAATATAAGTCACGTCACTCACAGTGTTACCATACTGGTCTTTCGCGGTAACGAGCAGATAGAACTGTTCAGTGTTCAAATCCGTGCTCGCGTCGATTTCAGTCTTACCATTCGAATTATAAAGTTTGTCAATGGTGATGTCGGCAACGCGAGCAGGTGTCGCCACCGTATAAGTCGCTGCAGCATAGACACCCGTATCTTTGTGGACGGCGCTGACAGTCACTTTCGTATCGATCAAGAAAGCAGTATTGGATTGAATCGTTACCTTACCCGTATTGTCTACAGTAGTCGTCGGGTATCCGCTGCTCACACTCAATTTGTTATTGTCGACAACGCTCTTCGTGATTTCTTCATTGTATTGGTTGTAAACCTTAAGCCATGCATAAACGATATTCGGATTATTGCGGTCTTGCGGAGCCTTATCACCTACAAATTCAATCCGCGAGACCTTTTCATCCTCCACCGAAACCGTAGCCTGTAGCGGATTGGCTTCGACTCCGGAAACGGTAACTGTGTAATCACCTTTCGTAAGATTGGTAACAAGCTCGATCGTCGCTGTCTTTTTATCATCGGAATACGTGATCTTAGCGATGTTGATTTGGATCGAGCCTTTTTTCAGTGAGACTTGAGCTTTCGACGTATCGACCGCCTTGCTGAACTTCACTTCCAGCTTCTTCGCGCCGACGGCCTTGAAGGATTCGATCTTCGTGACCTTCTTGCCTTCCTCAATCTCGCGGGCCTGATATGTAGCCGTCACGAGAACTTCGCGCTTCGCAGGAACGGTGTAGTCGCTCGAAGCCGGAAGCAGGCCGGCTTTCACCGCGGCGGCGACGTAGCCTTTCGCCCAATCGGACACTTTGCCGGACACCGCGTCGGTCGACTGCTCGAGGTCGAGCGCTTCGACGACCAGCTTCGCCAGCTGTTCCAGCGTCACCTCGTTGTCCGGAGCGAACAGAGGCGGATTGTCGCTCACGCCGTCGACGAGACCGGCACGTTTTGCCGCTTCGATGTAACCCGCGGCCCAGTGGCCCTTCACGTCGTCGAACGAAGGCGTGTCGCTAACTTCCTGCAGCCCCAGTAGCTTCACGATGACTTTCGTGAACTGCGCGCGCGTCATGTTCGCATCGAGCTGTGCACCCTGACCGGTGCCGTCGGCATCGAAAATGCCGGCGTCCACGAGCGCCTGCCATTTCTGTTCCGTCGTCAGCTCGGCGCCGAACGCGACCGGAGCGAATGCGGACAAGGTCATGCTTGCTGCCAGAAAGACGGAAAGACGTTTTCTGCTCTTCACGTTCGTTTCTCCTCCTCGAACTCTCTTCTGCTGAATGATACGGGATGTTGGGAAGAACGGTAAGCCCGAACCTCGCATCGTCGGTTTCACCCCCTTCCTCGGCTCGGCCTACGCTTGCTCTGTACGATGGTCAACCCGCGCGCGGGCGGCGCGGATGAACCGGGGCCGCGCGCGGTCTGCGGTCGTCGCGGTGTGACACCACTCTCACATTATACAACGCCTCAATCGACGAGTAAAGAGATTCCGGGCGCCAACACCGCTTCCGCGGTCATCCCCCTTGCGGCTTACCCTTCGTATCGCCGCATCCACTGTATTAAACGCGCGACCGTCGAAAAAGTTGCGGCGGCCCCGCAGAAATTTTTGCAATTCTCACGGGATCTTCTTCTGGTCCTTCATCACGCGCAGGGCGATCATCGCCGCTTCAGCGCGCGTCATCGTCTGTAGCGGGTCGAAATAGAACGTCGGCTTGCGCTGCCCGGGCACGAGCACGTTCTGCTTGCCCTCGATGAACCCTTTTTTCACAACCGCCTCGACGGCCGGACGCGCATAAATGTCGATCAGGTTCGCGTCGGTGAACTGCTTCTGCAAGTTCGCCAGCACCTTTTTGTCGTCGGTGTTCAGCTTCAGGTCGGCCGCCCGTGCGATCATGACCGCCGCATCCTGCCGGCTGATAGGCGCCGCCGGCGAAAACCGGTTGAACGCCGTGCCGCGCACGATGCCCGCCCGCGCCGCCGTCTCGATGTACTTGTATTCCCACAACCCTTTCGACGAGTCGGTCGGGTCGGCCGTCGGTACGTCGGTAAACGTCGGTTGTCCCTCGTAATTCAGCGGGATTTCGAATATCTTGACCAGCAGCGTCGCGAATTCGCCGCGCGTGATCGGCTCGTTCGGGCTGAACGACTCGCTCGTCTTGTTCAGCATGAGCCCTTTCGAGAACATCGTGTCCAGCGCGTCGCGCGCCCACGGATGGCTCGTCACGTCGTTGAAGCTGTTGTCCATGTACATGACGCGATAATAGCCGAACTCCTCGATCGGCACCGTGATCGTGTTGTTTTTCGGATCGACGACGCCGCCGATGTTGCGCCAGCCGGAGACGCGGACGCCGCGGTAATCGGTATAGGTGTCGAAATGGAACACCGTCACGTACCGCCAGGCGTTGTCGCGGATGTTCGGATCGAACTTCAGCGTCAGCGTGCCGCGTTCCGTCGGCACGAACTCTTCGGAATCCGCTCGCAGATAAAAGACGTCTGCATCGTACGGATCGCGCCCGCTGCCGACAAGCGCGGACTGCGCGTAATCCCGCTCCGACTGCCCGAACGGCGCGCGGTCCTTGACGGATCCGGCGTCGATCCAGTACAGCGGACTGGCCGGTCGGAACCGCACCGGTGACTGCAGCAGCACGCGACCTTGCGTTACCGTCGACGCGGTCGGCGAATATTTCTCCCGGTCGACACGACCGTCGTCCGGATCGGCGATGCCGAACAGGATCTGTCGGTCGGCGGTGATGAGCGGCGTGCTGTCGGCCGGATTGTTGCGCTTGAGCTTCGTATCACGCGGGAATTTCAACTGCACGTCGCCGCCGAACACTTTCATCGACGCGTCGAGCGGCATTTTGATCGCGGCGCCCGGCACGTTCGTATCCGTATAGAAGGCAATGAACTCGCCGTTGACTTTCTGGTTGCCGCGAAACACCGTGAACTTGATCGGATTGGCGCCGCGCTTGAGATTGCGCGCTTCGTACAAGAACGTCTTGCGCGACGGATCGCTCGGATCGCGCGTCGCTTCGTCCTTGCCGAACACGACGCGGTCGGCGCCTTCGGCCTCGAGTTTGATGTTCAGGAAGTTCTGGTTGATGTTGACCTGATCTTTGCCCGCGGCGTTTTTGATGATCCTCGCCGGCTCCAGAATGCGGAACGGCAACGGCTGGCGCGTGATCGTGATCGTCCGCGTCGCCATGCCGGTCTCGTTGCCGCCCGTCAGCTCGATGATCGTATCGCCGATCGGCTGCAGCCGGATGTGATACGTGTCGAACGTGCCCTGATCTCCGGACGTGTTGATCGTCTGCCAGAACCGTTGGACGTTCTCGGCGACGTCGCCGGGCTGTACTGAAACGGTGCCGTCGGTTCTCGCAACGACGTTATATTCATGAAAAGCCGTACGCGGCTCGCCCTTGTCGTTCTTCGTGCGGACGGTGATCGTCAGCGTCTTGGCGTTGGCGAACGTGCCGGACAGCCGCACGTACGACTCGTTCGTCACGTATGTACCCGGCTGGGCGCCCGGACGGAAGGCGTTCGGGTCCGGCTGCGACGATCCGCTCGTCAGCGGATAGAGCGCGATGTCGCCGAACGTCGGGACTTCCTGGCGGAACACATAGAACGTGATCGTTTTCTCCGACACCGGACGTCCGGCCACGGACAGCCGGATGACGATCGTATGCCGGCCGTCGGTCAGGCTGTCGACCTGTGCGGAAGGCAGATCGACCGTGAACGAACGACCGCTCGTCGGATTCGTAAACGGCACGCTGACGCCGTCGAGCAACACTTGGAGCGACGCGCCGCCCGCTCCGAATGAAGCGTTGACGAGCCGGCCGGTGACGCAGGCGGTCGAAGGCAGGCCGCAGCCGTCTTCTTGCGCCAGGTTTTTGACGATTTTCCCGTTCGGCAAGCTCGTCACGATGATGTACGGTACGCTGACGATATCGATCTGGTACGTGCGCACGCCGTCCGGATAAGCGATAGGCCCGCTCGGGTCGGTCTTGTACGGTTCCACCGTCAGCGTATAAGCGCCGTCCGGAATCGTCTCGTCGATCGCAATGTCCGCGTACTTCGACCCCGACGAGCCGGTCACGGCGGACACCGTCAGTTCGCGCTCCCGGTTTTGGCCAAGATAAGCCCGTACGCTCACCGTGTTGTCGTTGACGAACGCCCGCAGCTTCGACGGAAGTTCGGAAATCGTGTTGCGCGCCGTAGCGCTCAACTCCGGACCGGTCGAATCGTCGGGCAATACGGCATGGACGCGCTGCACGTAGGCGCCGCTCGGGTCCTGGTAGAAAAAGGTATATCCGTCCGTCACGCTGAAACCGTTGCCGTCGACGAACACGAACGTCACGGTCTGATTGCGCGCCGGACCGACGCCGCTCAGCTTTTGGGAAAACGTATAGGAAATATAGCTCGGTCGTCGCGTCAGTCCCGTCAGCGGCGGAGTGAGTTGGGACGGATCCGTTACGAAATTGAGCGTGACGGAACCGGAAAGCCCCGAGCTCGCCTGAAGCTGTCCATAGACGTACTTCGTCACGACCGTCGGCAGCTGGCTCTGGTCGAGATCGACCTTCAGCTTGCCGACCAGGCGCAAATCGGTCGACTGCACCGTCGGCGAAAACGCGAGATCGTGCTCCCTAAGCACGGTACAGTTATTGGGATCGAGCGGATCGCAGCTTAACTCCTGCAATTTCACGTCGTAGGCGAACGGCTTGCCGTTGTCGTAGACGAACGACCGCGTCGCGTAATACGTGTGCGAAGCGTTGCGCGCGATGATCGTCAGCCGGTTCGTGCCGGGCCGGATCTTGAAATCGGTCTGGCTGCCCGACGTCAGGTTGACGTCTTCCAGCATGATGAAAAAGTCGCCGTTCGTCACGGTCGCAAAATGCGGCCGCGGGTCGCCTTCCAGCCGAAACTCGACTTCCGAGGCGTTCGGCGCCCGGCCGGTGATGAAAAACCGCTGCTTCGGCACGACCGGATAGACGCCGCCGTCGGCGAACGGTACGCCGTCGATTTGCAGATCGGTGATGCTGACGACCGGCGTGTACAGCACATACGCCGGCGCCGAGGAGACCGCGTTCGTATCGCCGTACTTGACGACGATCTGGTTTTTGCCCTCCGTCAGCGGCACGTTGAAAAACGTGATCTCATTTTCGCCGGTCTGCTGAGGCTTGTTGTTCTTCTCGACCACCGGCCCCGCGCCCGTCGTTAGGTTCGTCACTTCGTAATAAATGTTCTGATACTCCGTCGGGGCGATGCCGGTCACGCTGACGCGGACGTTAATCGACGGCGTCGTCACGCGCGTGATTTGCGCGTCGTCCTGGCTTTTGCTCAGGTCCATGATGTTCAGCACCGTCGCCGCGTTCGCCGCCGGCAAGGGCGACACCAACCCGAACGCCATCGCCAGCGCAAATCCGAGATGAGCCCACCGTCTGCGGTTCCGCATGCGTGTCGACCTCATGGCTCCTCCTTGTGACCGTCGGAAATGTCGGACGCGCGCCGTCCGCAGCCGTCTTGCGCAGCCGCGCGGCCGGACCGTCCTTCGTTGTCTATATCGGCAACGGCGAAAAAAAAATAAAGTCCCGGCGCCTTCCTTCCGAAAACGGCGTCCAGGACTGAAGTCGCGGCGACTTCCCGCCGACACTCCCGCGTTTCGGCCGTCGAGAGTGCGACGTCCGAGCGTTTATTTGTTGCTGCGCGGACGGAAATTCCAGGAGAAAATTCGCGAAAACAGCTTAAGCAGCGGTCGGCGCGTTTTGCTGAAAATGCCGATCATTTCCGCGCCCACTTCCATCGCCAGCAGCAGCACCGCCACAATGATGACAGCCGCCCAATTCGCCGTCTGCGACAGAAGCAGCGCACACAGGCTGAAGAAGAGCGATATGCCGTAGATGACGACGACCGTCTGCCTATGCGACAGCCCGAGCTGTTGCAGGCAATGATGCAGATGCCCGCGATCCGGCAGCGAGATCGGCCGCCGGTTCAACACGCGCCGCACGATCGCGAAAAACGTATCGCCGAGCGGCACGGCCAAAATGACGATCGGCACGACGAACGACACGAGCGTCGCCTGCTTGAACCCGAGAATCGACAAGGTCGCCAGACTGAAGCCGAGGAAAAGCGCCCCCGAATCGCCCATGAAAATTTTCGCTGGGTGAAAATTGTGCACGAGAAACCCGAGCGTCCCGCCGAGCAACGCGGCGCTGAGCAGCACGACCGTCTCGTTGCCCATCAGGGCGGCCAACGCCAGAATCGTCGCGTTCGCGATCGCCGACACACCGGCCGCCAAGCCGTCCAGACCGTCGATCAGGTTGACGGCATTCGTCACGCCGACGATCCACAGAATCGTCAGCGGGATGCTGAGGAAGCTTGTCCCGATTTCCGTGTCTCCGAACGGCACGTTGAGCAGCTCGATCCGGATGTCGCCGATCCAGACGGCGACGACCGCGGCGGCGATTTCCCCCAGAAGCTTTGCTTTCGGCGACAGGCCGAACCGGTCGTCGAGCGCGCCGATGAAAACGATAACCGCGCCGCCGAGCGCCAGTCCGAGCGCGACCTTCGGTGAAAAATCGGTCCCTTCCGCAAACGGTACAACAACCACCGCGGCGACGAGAAACGCGGCATAGATCGCAAGCCCGCCGAGCCGCGGCATGACGCGCGTATGTACCTTGCGGGCGTTCGGCACGTCGACGGCCCCGACTCGGAGCGCGAACGACCGCACGGCCGGCGTGAGCGCCAGCGAAAGCACGCCCGCCAACGCCGCCGCGGCGACAGCCAACCAACCGATCATCGGTTTCTCCTTCCCCGCTCTGTTCCGTTATTTGTCATGGTCATGCGCGCTCCAATTATTATACTCGAGAATACGCCTGTTTTCCAGCAACACTTTGGCGACGAACGCCGGCAGCGCCGCCATACGCCGAATCCGATGCGGTTCCTGCAAAAGCCGGTACAGCCATTCCAGGCCGAGACGTTGCCAGGATGCCGGCGCACGCCTCAGCCGTCCGCTCAGCACGTCGAAACTGCCGCCGACGCCCATCATGACCGGCACGCCGAGGCGCTCCTTGTATCGGGCAAGCCACGGATCCTGCCGGTCGGCGGATCGGCCGACGAACAGTAGATGCGGCTCGGCGCCGCGGATCGCCTCCACCACGGCGTCGTCCTCGTCGTCGGAAAAGTAACCGTCGCGGACGCCGGCGACGACCATACCCGGAAACCGCCTCGCCAGGCGATCCACCGCCTCGCGCACGACGTCGTCCGCGGCGCCGAGAAAATAGACGCGCCACCTGCGCTCGTTCCCGACGGCCAGAAGCCGCAACATCAATTCGATGCCGGGCACCCGCTCCTTCACAGGCACCCCTGCGCGCGCGGCGGCCCAGACGATGCCGGTGCCGTCGGGCACGACGAGATCCGCGGTGCGCAACATTTCCATATATCGCGGATCGCGCAGCCCGGCCATCACCATGATCGGGTTCACCGTGACGACGCGATGCGGCCGTCCCGTCTCTACTACGCGCGCCAAATATTCGACGGTCTCGTCCATACCAGCCCTCGATACCGGAATGCCGAACAACGGCACCGTCTCCGGCTTCGGCGGCCACGGTCCGCTCATGCCGATTCACGCTCCCGCATAAAAGGCAACGATCCGTTCGGCCGGCCGGTCCGCCTCCGCGCGCATCGCGTCGACGAACGGGCGCTTGCGTTCCGCCCAAGCCGTCCGCCCTTCGCGCAGGGCGGCGACGACGGCGTCCGCCAGACGTTCGGCGTCCGGACGATCGGTCGTACAGGCTGGTGTCTCGCCGATGCGCGCGAGAAAACGGTCGATCTTCGGGTCGTACGAAAACCCGACCGTCGGTACGCCTTGAACCGCGGCGTAAATCAGCGCATGCAGCCGCATGCCGACAAGAACGTCGCACATGCCGACCGCGCGGAACAGCCGGATCGGGCCGGGTTCCGGACGCTCGCGAAGGTCGACCGGGCGCGCAGCGTCCGAAGCGCCGGACAAGCGTCGGTTCGAAACGACCTCGGAAGGCTGTGCTGGTCGTGCCGTGCCGGGCGATCCGGCCGACGGCTTGCCGGCAACCGAAGAAACTTGGCGGCCGGCAGACGGAGGGCCCGCGCCGGTGACCGGCGGAACGCGATCGGCCGGCGCACGGCCGTCGGCGGCGACCGGTTCGCGGCCGACGGTCCGCATCCGCGCCGCCAGTTCGAGCGTCGCTTCCACGTCATGAGGCCTCTGAAACGGCAGCATGACGAATTTCGCGTTCGGGCAACGCTCCGCTACGAGGTCAAGCGCGCGCGCCAGCGCGTCAAGATCGAGCCGGTCGTCGCGCCAGAAGCGGGCAGACACGCCGATCACGGGACTGCGGCGGCTTTCGGCCGAGACGTCTCCGTCGGCAAGGCCCGCCGATTTTTCCTCAGCCGGCTCGCCGCCAGCGCGCGCATCGACCGCCAATCCCGTCACCGGATCGGCAACGACCTCGACCGCATCACGGCGAACGCCGGCTTGCTCCAGCAGCGCCGCCGACTCTTCGTCTCGCACCGACACGTACCTGCACCGCCCCACCACGTGTCCGATCATCCGCAAAAAGGCCGGCCGCCGGACGGGGCCGACGCCCTGCGCGTAGACGAACGTCGGTTTGCCCATCCGCTGCGCCAAAAACAGAAGGCCGAGATAATACGGAATCGTCCGCGCGCTCGTCACATCCTGCAAAAGACTGCCGCCGCCGCTGATCAGCCCGTCGCAGCGCGCCAGCGTCCGCAAGACGTCCGTCGGGCGCATCCGGTGCGCCGCCTCGACGCCGTAGGCTGCCGCCGTTTTTTCCGGCGCGGCGGACAGCACGACGGGGCGCACGGCGATGCCGAACGCTCGTCCTTTTCGCTCCAACGCCTGCAACATCGCGAGCAAGACCGCCTCGTCGCCGGCATTATCGAAGCCGTAATATCCGGAAATCGCCAGACGCACCTCGCGCTTCACGCCCGCCACCACCGCCGCACGGCAAATTCCACCGCGCGTCCGACCGCGACCAGCGCCGAACCGATCGCCGCGCCGAACGCGATGCCGTAGAACGTCCGCAAAAGCGACACGTCCAGCGGCGTATGCAGGTGGGCGAACGTCCCGACCGCCGACACCGGGCCGACAGCGCCGGCGACGGCCAGCCAAACGCCCCATTTCGTCCGACCGGACCAATAGCCGCAGGCCAAAAGCAGCGGATAACCGATCAGAAACTCCTTCGTTCTCGGCCGCGCACCCAGCGCGTTTTCCAGATACGTCCGGGCCGCCAGCTCCCACCCCGCCGCTACGCCGGAGTTGCCCGTCCGGAGCAAGTAGTAGGCTCCTACAGCGGCCACCGCCAGAATAAACAACAGTGCGAAAACGTTGGCCGGCGCAACGAGCAGCGACCGCGCGCGTACGACGGCGCCGCGCAGACTGCGGTCGTGCCGGAAAAAGGCGACGTACAGGCCGACCAACACAACTGGCATCGCATAGTGCAGGCTGACGCCGCGATATTGCCGAAGCAACAGGCTGTATGTCACGTCGTTCAACAGGGCAACGATCGGCACCGCGCCGACGAGCGCGATTCCGGCGGCCTGCATCCATTCGCGGAAAATCCATGCAAGCCTCGGCCGACGCCCCCCTTCAAACCCGCCGTCCTGTTCGCCGATTCTTCGGACGAACCGCACGACGGCCAATGTCGGCGCCGAAATACCCGATGCCAGCGCCGCCGCCTGCAACGCCGTTTCCGGCCGCAATGCCGCAAGCGCCGCCAATCCGGCGGAAACGGCCGCGAACGCGACAAGGCGCAGCCCGGGAAGAAACTCCCCGGCCGCCAGGGCGACGAGCGCCGCGACGCCGAGCAGCACGACCGCCTTGAGCGGTTGCCGCGGAACCGATTCATGCGGGTGAAACGGCCGCGGCTCGCCGATTTCGAAGCCGGCGCGGCGGACGCGTTCGACGGCGCCTTCCGGACCTTCCAGTGCGGGATATAGATTGGACTCCAGATAATCGTTGACGACGCCCTTGTCCGAATCCCGCACCGCCGCCGTGTTCAAAAACACGATGCGGATGTTGCGGTCCTTGACGGCGAGCGCGATGCGGTCGGCGATCCGCCGCGGCGGCTGCGCGACTTCCTTTTCCGTCACCGACGTCAGCCGGACGACGTCGTAGTCGAGCAGATTGGCCAGCCGCGCAAAACCTTTCTGCGGTTCTTTCAAGAGCTCGATCGCGGCCGCACCCATGCCGTAGCGGCGCATCGTCGCCGCGACCGCGTTTATGCCGTCCGTTCCGCGCGAACCGCCGTAACCCGTCACTTCCGTGCCGTCGAACACAATCCATCTGACGCCGTAGCCGTGCAACTCGCGCAACATCGCGTCGAGCCGCTCCGGCGAAAACGGCCGCATCCGGTTCGAGAGCCGCGCGACGATGCGAAACCCCGCGTCCTTCAGCTGCGCCAGCGCGAGAGGATCCGGCCGCATCGGCTGCATCACCGCCTCCTCGCGCGCCATGCCGATCGCGTAGCCGGACCGGCCGCCGAACGTCCACGGCTCGACGTCGACGCCGAGTCCGTCGCGGAACGTTTCCAGCAAAAGCGGCTCCAGCGTCGCTTTTGTTTTCTCATCGGCAAAAAGGACATACGTCCGGTTTTTGGAAAACCCGGCGGCGTCTAGGGCCACAACGGCGGCGTCGCGCGAATCGAACAGCCGGATTCGGCCCGCCTTCGCCCACTCGTCCAGCGTCGACTCGTAAACCGCGGCCGCGCCGACTCCGGCCGCCTTCAGCCTTTCGAGCTGACGGGCGACGTAACCGGCCGGATCGACCCGATAGGCCGCCGCCTCGACCAGATCGCGATAGTCGATCACGAATTCGACGCGGTCGCTTCCCGGCGTCGTTTCCGTCATTCGCTTGTCGTACACAAGCGGCGCCGACGCGACGATCGACAACAGCACGAGCGCCGCCAGCGCGCGTCCGAACCACCGATCCCACCGCCGCCCGTTGACCATGTCCGCACCCCTTTAAGCTTCAAACCGTGCGCATCCGCGACATGACGTCGTCCGCCAGGGAGGAAAGACGGCGTTCGGCTTCCGGTTCCGTCGCGGCCTTCACGCCGAAATAAACCTTCATCTTCGGTTCCGTCCCGCTCGGCCGCACGCAAAACCACGATCCGTCCTCCAGCACGAACTTGATCGCGTTTTCCCGCGGCAAACCGTCGATGCCCTGGCTGAAATCCATGACGCGAACGACGCGCGCGCCCGCGACTTCCGCCGGCGGCGACCGCCGCCATCCGTCCATCACCTGCGCCATTCGCTCCGCGCCGTCGATTCCTTTGAACGCGATCGATTCCAGCCGTTCCCGGTAATGCCCGAACCGATCGCCCAGTTCGCGCAGGACGTCGAGCAGCGTTTTACCCTGCAGTTTGTAAAACGCCGCCGCCTCAGCCAGCAGCATCGCGGCGACGACGCCGTCCTTGTCCCGCGCGTAGTCGCCGGCCAGATAACCGTAGCTTTCCTCGTAGCCGAACACGAACGTGTGCGCGCCGGTCCGTTCGAATTCCGTCATTTTTTCACCGATGTATTTAAAACCGGTCAGCGTATTGAAGACCGTCATTCCGTATGATTTCGCGATCTCGGCGCCCAGTTCGCCGGTGACGACCGTCTTGATCACCGCGCCGTCGGCCGGCAGCCGTCCGCGTTCCCGAAGCTGGCTTAACAGATAATACGCCAGAAGCGCGCCGGCCTGATTGCCGGTCAAAAGGACGTAGTCGCCGTTCGATGCCCGCACCGCCGCGCCCACCCGGTCGCAGTCCGGATCGGTGCCGAGCACGAGATCGGCATTTAGCCGCCGCGCCTGCTCAACGGCGAGCGACAGCGCCTCCGGCTCTTCCGGGTTGGGCGATTTTACCGTCGAAAACTCGGGATCGGGTTTCGCCTGCGCCTCGACGACCGAAAGCCGCCGGACGCCGATCGATTCCAGCGCCCGGCAGACCGGCATCCGCCCTGTTCCATGCAGCGGGGTATAGACGACCTGAAAATCGTCGCCGAGCCGTGCAGCCGCGTCCGGATTCAGGCTGACCGAGCGGACGGCGCGCAAGTACGCCTCGTCGACGTCCGCGCCGATGCGGACGAGCAACCCGCGCCGTTCGGCTTCTTCCGGAGCGACGACGCGCACGCCGTCGAAAAAGTCGACCGACCGGATCCGTTCCGTCAGCCGCCTCGCCGGATCGGGCACGAGCTGGCCGCCGTCCGGACCATACACTTTGTAGCCGTTATATTCGGGAGGATTATGGCTCGCCGTGACGACGACGCCCGCCGACGCGCGCAGATGGCGCACGGCGAACGACAGTTCTGGCGTCGGCCGCAAATCGTCGAACAAATAAGCGCGAATCCC encodes:
- a CDS encoding undecaprenyl-phosphate alpha-N-acetylglucosaminyl 1-phosphate transferase, with translation MIGWLAVAAAALAGVLSLALTPAVRSFALRVGAVDVPNARKVHTRVMPRLGGLAIYAAFLVAAVVVVPFAEGTDFSPKVALGLALGGAVIVFIGALDDRFGLSPKAKLLGEIAAAVVAVWIGDIRIELLNVPFGDTEIGTSFLSIPLTILWIVGVTNAVNLIDGLDGLAAGVSAIANATILALAALMGNETVVLLSAALLGGTLGFLVHNFHPAKIFMGDSGALFLGFSLATLSILGFKQATLVSFVVPIVILAVPLGDTFFAIVRRVLNRRPISLPDRGHLHHCLQQLGLSHRQTVVVIYGISLFFSLCALLLSQTANWAAVIIVAVLLLAMEVGAEMIGIFSKTRRPLLKLFSRIFSWNFRPRSNK
- a CDS encoding glycosyltransferase; translated protein: MSGPWPPKPETVPLFGIPVSRAGMDETVEYLARVVETGRPHRVVTVNPIMVMAGLRDPRYMEMLRTADLVVPDGTGIVWAAARAGVPVKERVPGIELMLRLLAVGNERRWRVYFLGAADDVVREAVDRLARRFPGMVVAGVRDGYFSDDEDDAVVEAIRGAEPHLLFVGRSADRQDPWLARYKERLGVPVMMGVGGSFDVLSGRLRRAPASWQRLGLEWLYRLLQEPHRIRRMAALPAFVAKVLLENRRILEYNNWSAHDHDK
- a CDS encoding phosphoglucomutase, encoding MQATFAEAKRKYELWLNHPAVDAETKRELRELEGRDDEIADRFFRDLEFGTGGLRGVIGAGTNRMNRYVVRRATQGLAAWLADQAAEGERSVVIAHDSRRMSREFAVEAACVLAANGIRAYLFDDLRPTPELSFAVRHLRASAGVVVTASHNPPEYNGYKVYGPDGGQLVPDPARRLTERIRSVDFFDGVRVVAPEEAERRGLLVRIGADVDEAYLRAVRSVSLNPDAAARLGDDFQVVYTPLHGTGRMPVCRALESIGVRRLSVVEAQAKPDPEFSTVKSPNPEEPEALSLAVEQARRLNADLVLGTDPDCDRVGAAVRASNGDYVLLTGNQAGALLAYYLLSQLRERGRLPADGAVIKTVVTGELGAEIAKSYGMTVFNTLTGFKYIGEKMTEFERTGAHTFVFGYEESYGYLAGDYARDKDGVVAAMLLAEAAAFYKLQGKTLLDVLRELGDRFGHYRERLESIAFKGIDGAERMAQVMDGWRRSPPAEVAGARVVRVMDFSQGIDGLPRENAIKFVLEDGSWFCVRPSGTEPKMKVYFGVKAATEPEAERRLSSLADDVMSRMRTV